A region from the Sulfitobacter sp. D7 genome encodes:
- a CDS encoding glycosyltransferase family 2 protein, translating into MTTTTKWGLVATILAPADEIRRFAAYHLEAGAHRLYLFLDAENPEAFDSLKAHPKIRVVTCDDAYWQKLCGKRPQKHQVRQSQNATRAYNRADDVDWLIHMDVDEFLVAERPVGEVLAALPAAQKIARIRPMEALAGDATAFKSFIPNGPQRAQIVSELYPTYGEYVKGGFLSHLAGKVFVRTGMADVRLQIHNAFQNDAMIEGPEQQPGIDLAHLHAKSWPDWLAAYRYRLEKGSYRSDLAPNRPRDRGGLSMHELFSMIEAEGGEAGLRAFFNEVCADTPELRATLKAKGLLRLADLDLDAKVSRHFAS; encoded by the coding sequence ATGACGACGACGACGAAATGGGGGCTGGTTGCCACAATTTTGGCCCCCGCTGACGAGATTAGACGCTTTGCCGCCTACCATCTTGAGGCAGGTGCGCATCGGCTCTATCTATTTCTCGACGCTGAGAACCCAGAGGCTTTCGACAGTTTGAAAGCCCACCCCAAGATCCGCGTCGTCACCTGCGATGATGCCTATTGGCAAAAGCTCTGTGGCAAACGCCCGCAAAAGCATCAGGTCCGCCAAAGCCAGAACGCCACCCGCGCCTATAACCGCGCGGATGATGTGGATTGGCTGATCCATATGGATGTGGACGAATTCCTTGTTGCCGAGCGCCCTGTGGGCGAGGTGCTCGCCGCCCTGCCCGCGGCGCAAAAGATCGCCCGCATCCGCCCGATGGAGGCTTTGGCAGGCGATGCGACAGCCTTCAAATCCTTCATTCCAAACGGCCCGCAGAGGGCGCAGATCGTGTCGGAGCTTTATCCAACCTATGGCGAATACGTCAAAGGGGGATTCTTGAGCCATTTGGCCGGAAAGGTCTTTGTCCGCACCGGGATGGCCGACGTTCGCCTTCAAATACACAACGCTTTTCAGAATGACGCGATGATTGAGGGGCCAGAGCAGCAGCCCGGCATTGATCTGGCACATCTGCACGCAAAAAGCTGGCCCGACTGGCTGGCCGCCTATCGCTACCGGCTGGAAAAAGGCTCTTACCGTTCCGATCTCGCCCCCAACCGACCCCGTGATCGCGGCGGGCTGTCGATGCATGAGCTTTTTTCCATGATCGAAGCCGAAGGGGGTGAGGCGGGATTACGCGCCTTTTTCAATGAGGTCTGCGCCGACACCCCCGAGTTGCGCGCGACCCTAAAGGCGAAGGGTTTGCTGCGCCTTGCTGATCTCGACCTTGATGCAAAGGTGTCGCGCCATTTCGCAAGTTAA
- a CDS encoding Hint domain-containing protein, which translates to MSRTRTAPAQNIAVYRAGQFCASDGANMGDTLGFAAELVLDDVYELDRAAEPLRLSLLTLPGDQLQLAEDTGVGSPGAELHLDSLLTLMSPDGQTQEALLLVEVDGKGHAAEVYLLPLGPLTPQTGYRIVGIDTQTARQKFGQLACVSFTRGTHISLSTGELRPIEDLRVGDRILTRDDGVQTLRWIGQSTLRAVGEFAPIRIQAGTLNNEHDLIVSPDHRLFIYQRSDEMGAGRSELLVKARHLVNGDSVTVQDGGFVDYFQLLFDSHQIIYAEGIAAESMLVDSRTRSVLPPEMAAALGEVIPGHSDLPHAGLDLAEALLNRPDAAALLRKASTR; encoded by the coding sequence ATGTCCCGCACCCGCACCGCCCCCGCACAGAACATCGCCGTCTACCGCGCCGGGCAATTTTGCGCGAGCGACGGGGCGAATATGGGCGATACGCTGGGTTTTGCCGCTGAATTGGTGCTGGATGACGTCTATGAGCTGGACCGTGCGGCAGAGCCTTTGCGCCTGTCCCTGCTGACCCTGCCGGGGGATCAATTGCAGCTTGCCGAGGATACCGGCGTGGGCAGCCCCGGTGCTGAGTTGCATCTCGACAGCCTGCTCACGCTGATGTCGCCCGACGGGCAAACCCAAGAGGCGCTGCTGCTGGTCGAGGTTGATGGCAAGGGCCACGCGGCTGAGGTGTACCTTTTGCCGCTAGGCCCGCTGACACCGCAAACGGGCTACCGTATTGTGGGCATCGACACCCAGACCGCACGTCAGAAATTCGGCCAACTCGCCTGCGTGTCCTTCACACGCGGCACCCATATCTCGCTCAGCACCGGAGAGTTGCGCCCCATCGAAGACCTTCGCGTCGGTGACCGTATCCTAACCCGCGACGACGGCGTTCAAACCCTACGCTGGATCGGTCAAAGCACCCTGCGCGCGGTGGGCGAATTCGCCCCGATCCGCATTCAGGCAGGCACGCTGAACAACGAACATGACCTGATCGTCAGCCCCGACCACCGGCTTTTCATCTATCAACGCAGCGATGAGATGGGTGCGGGCCGGTCCGAATTGCTGGTGAAGGCGCGGCATCTGGTGAACGGTGACAGCGTGACGGTGCAGGACGGCGGCTTTGTCGATTACTTCCAACTGCTCTTTGACAGTCATCAGATCATCTACGCCGAAGGGATTGCCGCCGAATCCATGCTGGTCGACAGCCGCACCCGGTCGGTGCTGCCGCCGGAAATGGCCGCGGCCTTGGGCGAGGTGATCCCAGGCCACTCCGATCTGCCCCATGCCGGGCTTGATCTGGCCGAGGCGCTGCTCAACCGTCCTGATGCGGCGGCGCTGCTGCGCAAAGCCTCTACCCGTTAA
- a CDS encoding peptide chain release factor 3, with protein MLDTPQNRPALPAEIARRRTFAIISHPDAGKTTLTEKFLLFGGAIQMAGQVRAKGEARRTRSDFMAMEKDRGISVSASAMSFDFHSGDTNYRFNLVDTPGHSDFSEDTYRTLTAVDAAVMVIDGAKGVESQTQKLFEVCRMRDLPILTFCNKMDRESRDTFEIIDEIQENLAIDVTPASWPIGVGRDFVGCYDMLRDRLELMDRADRNRVADSIKIEGLDDPKLAEHVPATLLEKLREDLEMARELLPPLDLKAMHEGTLTPIWFGSAINSFGVRELMEGIAKYGPEPQIQAATPRQILPEETKVAGFVFKVQANMDPKHRDRVAFVRLASGHFERGMKMTHVRTKKPMTISNPVMFLASDRELAEEAWAGDIIGIPNHGQLRIGDTLTQGEALRVSGIPSFAPELLQSVRAGDPLKAKHLEKALMQFAEEGAAKVFKPSIGSGFVVGVVGQLQFEVLASRIELEYGLPVRFEPSQFTSARWVNGTKQAVDKFTENNKQHIAHDHDGDIVYLTRLQWDIDRVERDYPDVKLTATKEMMV; from the coding sequence ATGTTGGACACGCCGCAAAACCGCCCCGCCCTGCCCGCCGAGATCGCGCGTCGTCGCACCTTTGCGATCATCAGCCACCCTGACGCGGGCAAGACCACGCTGACTGAAAAGTTCCTGCTGTTCGGTGGGGCCATTCAGATGGCTGGCCAAGTGCGCGCCAAGGGCGAAGCGCGGCGCACGCGGTCGGACTTCATGGCGATGGAAAAGGACCGGGGCATTTCGGTCTCGGCCTCGGCCATGTCGTTCGATTTCCACAGCGGTGACACCAACTACCGCTTCAACCTCGTCGACACGCCGGGCCACTCGGACTTTTCGGAGGATACCTACCGTACGCTGACGGCGGTGGATGCCGCCGTGATGGTGATCGATGGGGCCAAGGGTGTGGAAAGCCAGACGCAGAAGCTTTTCGAAGTCTGCCGGATGCGCGACCTGCCAATCCTGACCTTCTGTAACAAAATGGACCGCGAAAGCCGCGACACCTTTGAGATCATTGACGAAATCCAGGAAAACCTTGCCATCGACGTGACGCCCGCAAGCTGGCCCATCGGTGTGGGCCGCGATTTCGTGGGCTGCTATGACATGCTGCGCGACCGTCTGGAACTGATGGACCGCGCCGACCGGAACCGCGTGGCCGACAGCATCAAGATCGAAGGGTTGGACGACCCCAAGCTGGCCGAACACGTCCCCGCCACCCTGCTGGAAAAGCTGCGCGAAGACCTTGAGATGGCGCGCGAATTGCTGCCGCCCTTGGACCTCAAAGCGATGCACGAAGGCACGCTGACGCCGATCTGGTTCGGCTCTGCGATCAACTCTTTCGGGGTGCGTGAACTCATGGAAGGCATCGCCAAATACGGGCCAGAGCCGCAAATCCAAGCCGCCACGCCACGTCAGATTTTGCCCGAAGAAACCAAGGTCGCGGGCTTTGTCTTTAAGGTGCAGGCCAACATGGACCCCAAACACCGCGACCGGGTCGCCTTTGTGCGCCTTGCCTCGGGGCATTTCGAGCGGGGCATGAAAATGACCCATGTCCGCACCAAGAAGCCGATGACGATTTCCAACCCGGTAATGTTTTTGGCCTCAGACCGCGAATTGGCCGAAGAGGCTTGGGCCGGTGACATCATCGGCATCCCCAACCACGGGCAGCTGCGCATCGGCGACACGCTGACCCAAGGCGAAGCGCTGCGCGTCAGCGGTATCCCCTCCTTCGCGCCCGAATTGCTGCAATCGGTCCGCGCGGGCGATCCGCTGAAAGCGAAACACCTTGAGAAAGCGCTGATGCAATTTGCCGAAGAAGGTGCCGCGAAAGTGTTCAAACCCTCCATCGGCTCGGGTTTTGTTGTGGGCGTTGTTGGACAATTGCAGTTCGAAGTGCTCGCCAGCCGGATCGAGTTGGAATACGGCCTGCCGGTGCGGTTCGAGCCGTCGCAATTCACCTCGGCTCGCTGGGTGAATGGCACGAAACAAGCCGTTGATAAGTTTACCGAAAACAACAAACAGCACATCGCCCATGACCACGACGGCGACATCGTATACCTAACCCGCCTGCAATGGGACATCGACCGGGTTGAGCGCGATTACCCGGACGTGAAACTTACCGCGACCAAGGAAATGATGGTCTGA
- a CDS encoding SDR family oxidoreductase — protein MDLGIKGKKALVCASSKGLGLGCAEALAAAGVNLVMNARGAEALEASAERIRQDYGVEVVTVAADVATEEGQALVIKAAEGCDILVNNAGGPPPGMWHDWDREDFIKALDANMLAPIALIKALVPGMMERGWGRVVNITSQSVRAPIAVLGLSNSARTGLTGYVAGTARQVAGKGVTINNLLPGIHATDRADSLDAGVVKAKGITLDEARAERQAGIPAGRYGTRDEFGATCAFLCSQHAGFIVGQNLLLDGGGTNLTM, from the coding sequence ATGGATTTGGGAATCAAGGGGAAGAAGGCGCTGGTCTGTGCCTCATCCAAAGGGCTTGGCCTTGGCTGCGCCGAAGCTCTTGCGGCGGCAGGGGTCAACCTTGTGATGAACGCACGCGGCGCCGAGGCGCTTGAGGCGTCGGCAGAACGTATCCGTCAGGACTATGGCGTCGAAGTCGTCACCGTGGCGGCGGATGTGGCCACCGAAGAGGGTCAGGCGCTGGTCATCAAGGCCGCCGAGGGCTGTGACATTCTCGTCAACAACGCGGGTGGCCCGCCTCCGGGGATGTGGCATGACTGGGACCGCGAAGATTTCATCAAGGCGCTCGATGCCAATATGCTGGCCCCCATTGCGCTGATCAAAGCGCTGGTGCCCGGCATGATGGAGCGCGGCTGGGGCCGGGTCGTGAACATCACCAGCCAGTCGGTGCGCGCGCCGATTGCTGTCTTGGGGCTGAGTAACTCGGCACGGACCGGGCTTACGGGCTATGTCGCGGGCACCGCGCGTCAGGTCGCGGGCAAGGGGGTCACGATCAACAACCTGCTGCCGGGCATCCATGCCACCGACCGCGCGGATTCGCTGGATGCGGGTGTGGTCAAGGCCAAGGGTATCACGCTGGACGAGGCCCGCGCCGAGCGGCAGGCGGGCATTCCCGCAGGCCGCTACGGCACCCGTGATGAATTCGGCGCGACCTGTGCGTTCCTTTGCTCGCAGCACGCGGGCTTCATCGTGGGCCAGAACCTGCTGCTGGATGGCGGCGGCACCAATCTCACCATGTAA
- a CDS encoding ribonuclease J: MSSERFIYLPLGGAGEIGMNAYVYGYGKPGKERLIVVDIGVAFPDMDSTPGVDLILPDISWLKKRRDQIEAIFITHAHEDHIGAIAHSYEVLKAPIYARAFTANIARRKMSEHGHPEDAVTTVSAWPEQITAGPFKVGFLPISHSIPESSAMVIDTPEGRTIHSGDFKIDRTPGVGEAFDDALWAEVCKDGVNALICDSTNVFSAHPGRSEATVGPEIEKLVSSAEGMVVATTFASNVARVKTLAEAGARAGRSIVLLGRAMNRMVEASIQTGVMTDFPPVISPENARAIPRENLMLLVTGSQGERRAASAQLARGKYQGIELKEGDLFLFSSKTIPGNERGVIGIINQFSEKGVDVVDDSSGLYHVSGHANRPDLETLHAIVKPQVLIPMHGEHRHLREHVKIANAKGITGVLAVNGMMIDLSGNKPKVVEHVDTGRMYLDGSVQVGALDGVIRDRIRMALNGHATVTMILDADDEPLGEPWVDLMGLPETGRSNAPLVDVLEQDLSQWLNRQKAATLRDDDKLNDGLKKVARQSSYDEIGKKPEVTVVVSRLS, from the coding sequence ATGAGCAGCGAACGATTTATCTATCTGCCCCTCGGTGGGGCGGGTGAAATTGGCATGAACGCCTATGTCTACGGTTACGGCAAGCCCGGTAAAGAACGGCTGATCGTCGTCGACATCGGTGTGGCCTTTCCGGACATGGACAGCACGCCGGGCGTGGACCTGATCCTGCCCGACATCTCTTGGCTGAAGAAGCGTCGCGATCAGATCGAAGCGATCTTTATCACCCACGCCCACGAAGACCACATTGGCGCCATCGCGCATTCCTATGAGGTGCTGAAAGCGCCGATCTATGCGCGCGCCTTTACCGCCAATATCGCCCGTCGGAAGATGTCTGAACACGGCCACCCCGAAGATGCGGTCACCACGGTAAGCGCATGGCCAGAGCAGATCACCGCAGGCCCGTTCAAAGTGGGCTTCCTGCCGATCTCGCATTCGATTCCTGAATCCTCGGCCATGGTCATCGACACGCCCGAGGGGCGCACGATCCACTCCGGCGACTTCAAGATCGACCGCACGCCCGGCGTCGGCGAAGCCTTCGACGACGCACTCTGGGCAGAGGTCTGCAAGGATGGCGTCAATGCGCTGATCTGCGACAGCACCAATGTCTTCTCCGCTCATCCCGGCCGCTCGGAAGCGACCGTTGGGCCAGAGATCGAAAAGCTGGTGAGCAGTGCCGAGGGCATGGTCGTCGCCACGACCTTTGCCTCCAACGTCGCGCGGGTCAAAACGCTGGCAGAGGCGGGTGCACGGGCAGGGCGGTCGATCGTTCTGCTGGGGCGTGCGATGAACCGCATGGTCGAAGCCTCGATCCAGACCGGTGTGATGACAGACTTTCCGCCTGTCATCTCTCCCGAAAATGCCCGGGCGATTCCGCGCGAGAACCTGATGCTGCTGGTCACCGGCAGCCAAGGTGAACGCCGCGCGGCCTCTGCGCAACTGGCACGGGGGAAGTATCAGGGCATCGAGTTGAAAGAGGGCGATCTGTTCCTCTTTTCGTCGAAGACCATCCCGGGCAATGAGCGCGGCGTGATCGGCATCATCAACCAGTTCTCTGAAAAGGGTGTGGATGTGGTGGATGATTCCTCGGGTCTCTACCACGTGTCGGGCCACGCGAACCGCCCTGACCTTGAGACGCTGCATGCGATCGTCAAACCGCAGGTTCTGATCCCGATGCACGGCGAGCACCGTCACCTGCGCGAGCATGTGAAGATTGCCAATGCCAAGGGCATCACCGGCGTGTTGGCCGTGAACGGTATGATGATCGACCTGTCGGGCAACAAGCCCAAGGTGGTTGAACATGTCGACACGGGCCGCATGTATCTGGACGGGTCGGTTCAAGTCGGCGCGCTGGATGGTGTGATCCGCGACCGTATCCGCATGGCGCTGAACGGCCATGCCACCGTGACCATGATTTTGGATGCGGATGATGAGCCCTTGGGCGAGCCTTGGGTTGATCTGATGGGTCTGCCGGAGACAGGCCGGTCCAATGCACCGCTTGTGGATGTGCTGGAACAAGACCTCAGCCAGTGGCTGAACCGTCAGAAAGCCGCCACCCTGCGGGATGACGACAAGCTGAACGACGGTCTGAAAAAGGTCGCACGTCAGTCGTCTTATGACGAAATCGGCAAGAAACCCGAAGTCACCGTGGTGGTCAGCCGTCTGAGCTGA
- a CDS encoding nuclear transport factor 2 family protein encodes MELKEIAQELVNGCRAGAAKVRENLDKLYAEDAVSVEAADMGGQGRETHGIKAIHGKHDWWENAMEEHASEVSGPFYFGDEQFSAVFKVDATDKQSGDRFQMEEIGVYHVKDGKIVREEFHYAVEAP; translated from the coding sequence ATGGAACTGAAAGAGATTGCACAAGAGTTGGTTAACGGCTGCCGTGCCGGTGCGGCCAAAGTGCGCGAGAACCTTGATAAGCTATATGCCGAAGATGCCGTATCCGTAGAGGCCGCCGATATGGGCGGGCAGGGGCGTGAGACGCATGGGATCAAGGCCATCCACGGCAAACACGACTGGTGGGAAAACGCGATGGAAGAGCACGCGAGTGAAGTCTCTGGCCCGTTTTATTTCGGCGATGAGCAGTTCAGCGCGGTCTTCAAGGTCGACGCCACCGACAAGCAAAGCGGCGACCGCTTTCAGATGGAAGAGATCGGCGTTTACCACGTGAAAGACGGCAAAATCGTCCGGGAAGAGTTTCACTATGCCGTTGAGGCACCTTAA
- a CDS encoding biotin--[acetyl-CoA-carboxylase] ligase, whose protein sequence is MSHWPEGYGRRVYDTLDSTLSEAARLQHELTAPTWILALEQTAARGRRGRSWTTPRGNFAATLMMPRKEPPGVAALRSFVTSLALYRSFVGVTGREDAFALKWPNDVLLRGGKVAGILLESVGDHLAIGIGVNLAHGPEASTLEARALPAVTLREAGGNVSAEDFLDVLAREYAGLEEQFTTYGFSTIRSAWLAHAARLGEVITARTMRDEITGVFEDVDGAGNLILRTRDGAVPITAADVFF, encoded by the coding sequence ATGAGCCACTGGCCGGAAGGCTATGGCCGGCGCGTCTATGACACGCTCGATTCCACCCTCTCAGAGGCGGCGCGGTTACAGCATGAGCTGACCGCGCCGACTTGGATTCTCGCACTGGAGCAAACCGCCGCCCGGGGCCGCCGGGGCCGCAGTTGGACCACGCCGCGCGGCAATTTCGCGGCCACACTGATGATGCCGCGCAAAGAGCCGCCCGGCGTCGCCGCGCTGCGGTCCTTCGTGACCTCGCTGGCACTTTACCGCTCTTTCGTCGGGGTTACCGGGCGCGAGGATGCCTTTGCCCTAAAATGGCCGAACGATGTGCTCCTGCGAGGCGGCAAGGTGGCGGGTATCCTGCTCGAAAGTGTGGGCGACCATCTGGCCATCGGCATCGGCGTGAACCTTGCTCATGGGCCCGAGGCCAGCACGCTGGAAGCCCGCGCCCTGCCAGCGGTGACACTGCGTGAGGCGGGGGGCAATGTGAGCGCCGAGGATTTTCTCGACGTGCTTGCGCGGGAATATGCCGGTCTCGAAGAGCAGTTCACGACCTATGGTTTCAGCACAATCCGCAGCGCATGGCTCGCCCATGCCGCGCGGCTCGGAGAGGTCATCACCGCCCGCACCATGCGCGATGAGATCACCGGGGTTTTCGAAGATGTAGACGGCGCAGGCAATCTGATCCTGCGCACCCGCGACGGCGCGGTGCCCATCACCGCAGCGGATGTGTTTTTCTAA
- a CDS encoding DEAD/DEAH box helicase, whose translation MTKFTDLNLNAKVLKAVVEAGYESPTPIQAGAIPPALEGRDVLGIAQTGTGKTASFTLPMLSLLARGRARARMPRSLVLCPTRELAAQVAENFDTYSKHLKLTKALLIGGVSFKEQDKLIDKGVDVLIATPGRLLDHFERGKLILSDVKVMVVDEADRMLDMGFIPDIERIFGLTPFTRQTLFFSATMAPEIERITNTFLSNPERIEVARQATTSETIEQGVVMFKASRKDREATEKRKLLRLLIDAEGEKCTNAIIFCNRKMDVDTVAKSLKKYGYDAAPIHGDLDQSQRTKTLEGFRNGELRFLVASDVAARGLDVPSVSHVFNFDVPSHAEDYVHRIGRTGRAGRNGKAIMICQPRDDKNFEDVERLVQKEIPRIENPLGNAKPAEEASDAPAKTDDKPKRTRSRSRKSDKPQADKPQAEQPQADERQTDRRPTDRRPTDKPQTDKPQTDKPVETSNEAKQPQAEAPKDAKADVAPEREAESAQGGRKSQRGGNNDKPSRGRGRNDKRGGNDNRVVGLGDHTPDFIGLSFRERI comes from the coding sequence ATGACAAAATTTACCGATCTAAACCTGAATGCCAAGGTCCTCAAAGCTGTTGTAGAGGCTGGCTACGAATCGCCCACACCTATTCAGGCGGGCGCTATTCCCCCCGCTCTCGAAGGCCGCGACGTCTTGGGCATCGCCCAGACCGGCACCGGCAAGACCGCTAGCTTCACGCTGCCGATGCTGTCGCTTCTGGCTCGGGGCCGCGCTCGTGCGCGGATGCCGCGCAGCCTCGTGCTCTGCCCCACGCGGGAATTGGCCGCACAGGTGGCCGAGAACTTTGACACCTATTCCAAGCACCTCAAGCTCACCAAAGCGCTGCTGATCGGCGGCGTGAGCTTTAAAGAGCAAGACAAGCTGATCGACAAAGGCGTCGACGTGCTGATCGCCACACCGGGCCGCCTGCTGGATCATTTCGAGCGGGGCAAGCTGATCCTCTCGGACGTGAAAGTCATGGTCGTGGACGAAGCCGACCGGATGCTCGACATGGGGTTCATCCCCGATATCGAAAGGATCTTCGGCCTCACGCCCTTCACCCGTCAGACGCTGTTCTTCTCGGCCACCATGGCGCCAGAGATTGAGCGGATCACCAACACTTTCCTCAGCAATCCTGAGCGGATCGAAGTGGCACGTCAGGCCACCACGAGCGAGACCATCGAACAGGGCGTTGTCATGTTCAAAGCCTCGCGCAAGGACCGTGAAGCCACCGAGAAGCGCAAGCTGCTGCGTCTGCTGATCGACGCCGAAGGCGAGAAATGCACCAATGCGATCATCTTCTGCAACCGCAAGATGGACGTGGATACCGTTGCTAAGTCGTTGAAGAAATACGGCTATGACGCCGCCCCGATCCACGGCGATCTTGACCAAAGCCAGCGGACCAAGACGCTCGAAGGTTTCCGCAATGGCGAGCTGCGTTTCCTCGTGGCCTCAGACGTTGCCGCGCGTGGCCTTGATGTGCCGAGCGTGAGCCATGTCTTCAACTTCGATGTGCCCAGCCACGCCGAGGACTACGTTCACCGTATTGGCCGCACCGGCCGTGCGGGCCGCAACGGCAAGGCGATCATGATCTGCCAACCCCGCGACGACAAGAACTTTGAAGACGTCGAGCGTCTGGTGCAAAAGGAAATTCCGCGCATCGAGAACCCGCTTGGCAACGCCAAACCAGCAGAAGAAGCGTCTGACGCCCCGGCCAAGACCGATGACAAGCCCAAGCGCACCCGGTCGCGCAGCCGTAAGTCGGACAAACCACAGGCAGACAAGCCACAGGCTGAGCAACCGCAGGCCGACGAGCGCCAAACGGATAGGCGCCCAACGGATAGGCGCCCAACGGATAAGCCCCAGACGGATAAGCCTCAGACGGACAAACCCGTTGAGACCTCCAATGAGGCCAAGCAACCGCAGGCCGAGGCACCGAAAGATGCCAAAGCCGATGTGGCCCCAGAGCGCGAAGCCGAAAGCGCGCAGGGCGGGCGCAAATCTCAGCGCGGCGGCAACAATGACAAACCTTCGCGTGGTCGGGGCCGGAATGACAAACGCGGTGGCAACGACAACCGCGTCGTCGGGCTGGGCGATCACACGCCTGACTTTATCGGCCTAAGCTTCCGTGAGCGCATCTGA
- a CDS encoding type III pantothenate kinase, with translation MLLAIDCGNTNTVFSIWDGEEFIATWRTSTEWKRTADQYYVWLNTLMRLQNIDADITDMIISSTVPRVVFNLRVLADRYFHTRPFVVGKPGCALPIDVRVDAGTQVGPDRLVNTVAGYDLYGGDLIVVDFGTATTFDVVADDGAYIGGVIAPGVNLSLEALHSAAAALPHVDISKPPHVIGTNTVACMQSGVFWGYVGLVREICERIRAERARPMRVIATGGLAPLFQQAVDLFDDYQDELTMHGLTVIHDYNKDKAE, from the coding sequence ATGCTTCTGGCAATCGACTGCGGCAATACCAATACCGTGTTCTCTATCTGGGACGGGGAAGAGTTTATCGCCACTTGGCGCACCTCGACCGAATGGAAACGCACGGCGGATCAATATTACGTCTGGCTTAACACGCTGATGCGGCTGCAAAATATCGACGCCGACATCACCGATATGATCATCAGCTCAACCGTGCCACGGGTGGTGTTCAACCTGCGCGTTCTTGCGGATCGCTACTTTCACACGCGCCCTTTCGTGGTGGGCAAACCCGGTTGCGCGCTGCCCATCGACGTGCGCGTGGACGCGGGCACGCAGGTCGGGCCCGACCGTTTGGTGAACACCGTGGCAGGCTATGACCTTTATGGCGGTGACCTGATCGTGGTGGACTTCGGCACTGCCACGACCTTTGACGTGGTGGCCGATGATGGGGCTTATATCGGCGGCGTGATCGCGCCGGGGGTGAACCTCAGCCTAGAGGCGCTGCATAGCGCCGCCGCGGCCTTGCCGCATGTCGATATTTCCAAACCGCCGCATGTCATCGGCACCAATACGGTGGCCTGCATGCAGTCTGGTGTCTTTTGGGGTTATGTCGGACTGGTTCGTGAGATATGTGAGCGCATAAGGGCGGAACGTGCAAGACCCATGCGCGTTATCGCCACGGGGGGTCTGGCACCGCTGTTTCAGCAGGCAGTCGACCTGTTCGATGATTATCAAGATGAACTCACGATGCACGGCCTGACCGTGATCCACGATTATAATAAGGACAAAGCTGAATAA